From Rutidosis leptorrhynchoides isolate AG116_Rl617_1_P2 chromosome 3, CSIRO_AGI_Rlap_v1, whole genome shotgun sequence, a single genomic window includes:
- the LOC139899089 gene encoding eukaryotic translation initiation factor 2 subunit beta-like, which produces MAEEENQIELKEEAADLIPFDPTKKKKKKKVVIQEPADDPVEQLVEKTENLSVSEGLEPTFTGLKKKKKKQAQTDLLDDEKENAEEDTDGDLIGGDEEGQGIDLEEQKLPWEGTDRDYKYEELLGRVFHILRENNPELAGDRRRTVMRPPQVLREGTKKTVFVNFMDLCKSMHRQPEHVMTFLLAELGTSGSLDGQQRLVVKGRFAPKNFEGILRRYVNEYVICNGCKSPDTILSKENRLFFLRCEKCGSGRSVAQIKAGFVARVGRRKAGT; this is translated from the exons ATGGCAGAGGAAGAAAATCAAATTGAGTTGAAGGAGGAAGCTGCAGAT CTTATACCATTTGACCCaacgaaaaagaagaagaagaagaaggttgtcATTCAAGAACCTGCCGATGATCCTGTTGAACAACTGGTTGAGAAAACTGAGAACTTATCTG TCTCTGAAGGTCTTGAACCTACATTTACTGGTctgaaaaagaagaaaaagaaacag GCACAAACTGATCTTTTGGATGATGAGAAAGAAAATGCGGAGGAAGATACAGACGgtg ATCTTATTGGTGGGGATGAGGAAGGACAAGGAATTGACTTAGAAGAACAAAAACTTCCATGGGAAGGAACGGATCGTGATTACAAGTATGAGGAG CTTTTGGGACGAGTCTTTCATATACTTCGTGAAAACAATCCCGAGCTTGCCGGAGACAGAAGGAGAACGGTTATGAGACCACCACAAGTTCTTCGTGAAGGAACAAAGAAAACCGTCTTCGTGAATTTTATGGATCTTTGTAAATC GATGCATAGGCAACCAGAGCATGTTATGACCTTCTTGCTTGCTGAACTGGGTACAAGTGGATCACTTGACGGGCAGCAACGATTGGTTGTGAAGGGTAGATTCGCACCCAAAAATTTTGAAGGAATTTTGAGGCGATACGTCA ATGAGTATGTTATCTGCAATGGTTGCAAGAGCCCAGATACAATTCTTTCAAAGGAGAATCGTCTTTTTTTCCTTCGATGTGAAAAG TGTGGTTCTGGGCGATCTGTTGCTCAAATCAAAGCTGGTTTCGTGGCTCGTGTTGGTCGTAGAAAGGCTGGAACTTAA